Proteins co-encoded in one Oceanidesulfovibrio indonesiensis genomic window:
- a CDS encoding HD-GYP domain-containing protein, giving the protein MSESNSANGSQELIPISPMMIFPRAMGEFSVYLRQDGRYVLYSGKNERFTERHREALHDIGVSQVYILPQHKEQYDRYVEQNLGRILNDEEVPMRERAGVLYNASVELMRETFETNLPMPLGRKQFERLTELVRYSASFLTLERALKAMAGFISHDYKTYTHSVQVFVYVLSVLSTYDMDKEAMVQSGLGAILHDLGKAKIPKYILYKPGELTAEERETVNTHPLQGVSMCAQLPLSSHATNTILFHHERMDGKGYPTKLKGEDIPLCVRVAAVCDVYDMLITSKPYAKALKPYEALKLMRDGMKGAFDMDAYKRLINVLSGAEII; this is encoded by the coding sequence ATGAGCGAATCCAACTCTGCGAACGGTTCGCAGGAGCTGATACCCATCTCACCCATGATGATCTTCCCCAGGGCCATGGGGGAGTTCAGCGTGTATCTCAGGCAGGACGGCAGGTACGTCCTCTACTCGGGCAAGAACGAACGCTTCACCGAGCGCCACCGGGAAGCCCTGCACGACATCGGCGTGAGCCAGGTCTACATTCTCCCGCAGCACAAGGAGCAGTACGATCGCTACGTGGAGCAGAATCTCGGCCGCATCCTCAATGACGAGGAAGTGCCCATGCGCGAGCGGGCCGGCGTGCTCTACAACGCCTCGGTGGAGCTCATGCGCGAGACCTTCGAGACCAACCTGCCCATGCCGCTGGGGCGCAAGCAGTTCGAACGGCTCACGGAGCTGGTGCGCTATTCCGCCTCCTTCCTCACACTGGAGCGGGCGCTCAAGGCCATGGCCGGCTTCATCTCTCATGATTACAAGACATACACGCACAGTGTGCAGGTCTTCGTCTACGTGCTGTCGGTGCTCTCCACCTATGACATGGACAAGGAAGCCATGGTGCAGAGCGGGTTGGGAGCGATTCTCCACGACCTGGGCAAGGCCAAAATTCCCAAGTACATCCTCTACAAGCCCGGCGAACTGACGGCCGAGGAACGCGAGACAGTGAACACTCATCCGCTCCAGGGCGTTTCCATGTGCGCGCAGCTGCCCCTGTCCTCCCATGCCACGAACACCATCCTGTTCCATCACGAGCGCATGGACGGCAAGGGATACCCCACAAAGCTCAAGGGCGAGGACATTCCTTTGTGCGTGCGTGTCGCCGCCGTGTGCGACGTCTACGACATGCTCATCACCAGCAAGCCCTACGCCAAGGCGCTCAAACCGTACGAAGCCCTCAAGCTCATGCGCGACGGCATGAAGGGCGCCTTTGACATGGACGCCTACAAGCGGCTCATCAACGTGCTCAGCGGCGCGGAGATCATCTAA